A genomic window from Pantoea alhagi includes:
- a CDS encoding M20 aminoacylase family protein: MSGKFQHIINSQALFTALRRDLHQHPEIGLEELRTSSIVADKLRSWGYQVHRGMAKTGVVGTLKVGHGDKTLGLRADMDALPMQEQTGKSWSSRTEGKFHGCGHDGHTATLLCAAEYLAKTQNFRGTLHLIFQPGEELLYGGKLMLEDGLFQQFPCDAIYALHNMPGLKKGHFYFKTGAMMASSDTLHIEVSGKGGHGAFPEKSIDATLVACQIVLALQTVVSRNVSPFSPAVITVGSLCSGEAPNIINASAMLKLSVRALDNKVRQQLLKRIGDIAHGQAQSFGAKVNIDHINGSPVLINDPEATAFAINVARELVGESRVCTNTAPVMGSEDFAFMLTENPHGSYLFLGAGDEPERCMVHHPGYDFNDELIVPGAMFFSHLAECFLN; encoded by the coding sequence ATGAGTGGAAAGTTTCAGCATATTATAAACAGCCAGGCGTTATTTACCGCGCTGCGTCGCGATCTGCATCAGCATCCTGAAATTGGGCTGGAAGAGTTGCGCACCAGCAGTATTGTTGCTGATAAATTACGCTCCTGGGGTTATCAGGTGCATCGCGGCATGGCGAAAACCGGCGTGGTGGGCACGCTGAAAGTGGGCCACGGCGATAAAACGCTGGGCCTGCGGGCGGATATGGATGCGCTGCCGATGCAGGAGCAGACCGGCAAATCCTGGAGCAGCCGGACAGAAGGAAAATTCCACGGCTGCGGGCATGACGGCCATACGGCAACGCTGCTGTGCGCGGCGGAGTATCTGGCGAAAACGCAGAACTTTCGCGGCACGCTGCATCTCATATTTCAGCCGGGCGAAGAGCTGCTCTATGGCGGCAAACTGATGCTGGAAGATGGGCTGTTTCAGCAGTTTCCCTGCGATGCGATCTATGCACTGCACAATATGCCGGGCTTAAAAAAGGGGCATTTTTACTTTAAAACCGGTGCCATGATGGCTTCGTCAGATACGTTGCATATTGAGGTAAGCGGTAAGGGGGGCCACGGCGCTTTCCCGGAAAAAAGCATCGACGCCACGCTGGTGGCCTGCCAGATTGTGCTGGCGCTGCAAACGGTGGTTTCGCGCAACGTCTCGCCATTCTCTCCCGCCGTGATTACCGTTGGCAGCCTCTGCTCAGGCGAAGCGCCTAATATTATCAATGCCAGCGCCATGCTGAAGCTGAGCGTACGCGCACTGGATAATAAGGTGCGGCAGCAGTTGCTTAAACGCATCGGCGATATCGCTCACGGACAGGCGCAAAGCTTTGGCGCGAAGGTAAATATCGATCATATTAACGGCAGCCCGGTATTGATTAACGACCCTGAGGCAACGGCGTTCGCCATCAACGTTGCGCGCGAGCTGGTTGGCGAAAGCCGGGTCTGCACCAATACCGCGCCGGTCATGGGCAGCGAAGATTTCGCCTTTATGCTGACGGAAAATCCGCACGGCAGCTATCTGTTCCTGGGCGCAGGCGACGAACCGGAAAGATGCATGGTGCATCATCCAGGCTACGACTTTAACGATGAACTGATTGTTCCGGGCGCAATGTTTTTTAGCCATCTTGCAGAGTGCTTTTTAAATTAA
- a CDS encoding MFS transporter: MSATEIKQIKSVAYQGSGRLIIGIMAGVLTFWLFAQSVVNIVPAIQQDVAIPLGSLNLAISLTGLFSGCFIVVAGGFADRFGRVKMTQLGFILSIIGCLCLIMAQNSLLFAAGRIIQGLSAACIMPATLALIKTCYQDAARQRALSYWSIGSWGGSGLCSLAGGAIATYWGWKWVFILSILFALAGMLLIRGTPESKVNTTVSHRFDYFGLFTFVVMLICLNWAITKGNAFGWTSSPILIPAFIFLLAAALFFTGARRKKSASFIDFALFRQRAWSGATLSNFLLNAVAGTLIVASIYVQQGRGFSAFQSGMLTLGYLVAVLAMIRVGEKLLQKVGARKPMLWGTAMTGIGVALMALTQLPDSTYAAAVFIGYVLFGLGLGFYATPSTDTAISSAPEDKIGVASGIYKMASSLGGAFGIAISASVYAAVLPLGAATAATAGLLVNVAFCVISFITIALMVPRQAGSA, translated from the coding sequence ATGTCTGCAACAGAAATAAAACAGATTAAATCTGTAGCGTATCAGGGAAGCGGTCGGTTAATTATCGGAATTATGGCTGGGGTGCTGACATTTTGGTTGTTTGCCCAGTCGGTGGTGAATATCGTTCCGGCTATTCAGCAGGATGTTGCTATTCCTCTGGGATCGTTAAATTTAGCTATTAGCCTGACGGGACTTTTTTCCGGCTGCTTTATTGTGGTGGCGGGCGGCTTTGCCGATCGTTTTGGTCGGGTTAAAATGACCCAGCTGGGTTTTATATTAAGTATTATTGGCTGCCTGTGTCTGATTATGGCGCAAAATAGCCTGCTGTTTGCCGCAGGGCGAATTATTCAGGGGCTGTCCGCCGCCTGTATTATGCCCGCCACGCTGGCGTTAATAAAAACCTGCTATCAGGACGCGGCGCGGCAACGGGCGCTGAGCTACTGGTCGATCGGCTCCTGGGGCGGTTCCGGCCTTTGCTCGCTGGCAGGCGGCGCGATAGCCACCTACTGGGGCTGGAAATGGGTGTTTATTCTGTCGATCCTCTTTGCGCTGGCGGGCATGCTGCTGATCCGCGGCACGCCGGAAAGCAAGGTTAATACCACCGTTTCCCATCGCTTTGACTATTTTGGCCTGTTTACCTTTGTGGTGATGCTTATTTGCCTGAACTGGGCGATTACCAAAGGCAACGCCTTTGGCTGGACCAGCAGTCCGATCCTGATCCCCGCCTTTATATTTTTGCTGGCGGCAGCGCTGTTTTTTACCGGCGCACGGCGTAAAAAGAGCGCCAGCTTTATCGATTTCGCACTGTTCAGGCAACGTGCCTGGAGTGGGGCGACGCTCTCTAACTTTTTACTCAACGCCGTGGCCGGTACGCTGATTGTCGCCAGCATCTATGTGCAACAGGGGCGAGGATTCAGCGCCTTTCAGTCCGGTATGTTAACGCTGGGCTATCTGGTTGCTGTACTGGCAATGATCCGCGTCGGTGAAAAGCTGCTGCAAAAGGTGGGGGCGCGCAAGCCGATGCTGTGGGGCACCGCGATGACCGGCATCGGCGTGGCCTTGATGGCGCTAACGCAACTCCCTGACAGCACCTACGCGGCGGCGGTATTTATAGGTTATGTGCTGTTTGGTCTCGGGTTAGGCTTTTATGCCACTCCCTCCACCGATACCGCTATTTCCAGCGCGCCGGAGGATAAAATCGGCGTGGCGTCCGGTATCTATAAAATGGCCAGTTCGCTGGGCGGCGCCTTCGGCATTGCCATCTCCGCCTCGGTCTATGCCGCAGTGTTGCCGCTGGGCGCAGCAACCGCAGCGACCGCCGGGCTGCTGGTTAACGTCGCGTTTTGCGTTATTTCATTTATTACCATTGCGCTGATGGTGCCGCGCCAGGCAGGCAGCGCTTAG
- a CDS encoding phospholipase D-like domain-containing protein — MPDIFSCRWRRRLRFLLWSSSLLILSPGASARFETEGYELVYTAPVETQLQAGDLRRSDDVWRDMFASAQRQIDIAQFYVANQPGSKLDEVLHTLRAAGERGVKIRFLMEEKGLRNSTPETLEQLKSIPNLELRLMPFGKLSGGIIHAKYFVIDDRQAFVGSQNFDWRALEHIQETGLRISDAPVVAQIAAIFNQDWQAQALLAADQPVPPVASQETRTELRSGNYLVASPHSWNPPGVIDSQAALPQLLASATRSVRVQVMDYAPLSYGSQHSRPFYPVIDNALRSAAARGVHIELMVADWNTDRPDIDWLKSLALVPNVEIKVVTIPPASSGFIPYARVIHSKIMILDDRLAWIGTSNWRGGYLDNSRNLELVLNNENMAQRLNQLYQQLWHSPYAAALRIDYDYPPPQPGGEKKAP; from the coding sequence ATGCCTGACATTTTCTCGTGCAGGTGGCGTCGCCGCCTGCGATTTTTACTCTGGAGCAGTAGCCTGTTGATATTAAGTCCCGGCGCCAGCGCGCGTTTTGAAACCGAAGGTTATGAGCTGGTCTACACCGCACCGGTAGAGACCCAATTACAGGCGGGAGATCTGCGCCGCAGCGACGACGTCTGGCGCGATATGTTTGCGAGTGCGCAACGGCAGATCGATATCGCCCAGTTTTACGTTGCCAACCAGCCCGGCTCAAAGCTGGATGAAGTGCTACACACGCTGCGCGCCGCAGGCGAGCGTGGCGTAAAAATCCGCTTTCTTATGGAAGAGAAAGGCTTGCGTAACAGCACACCGGAGACGCTGGAACAGCTGAAAAGCATTCCCAATCTTGAGCTACGTCTGATGCCGTTTGGCAAACTCAGCGGCGGCATTATTCACGCCAAATATTTTGTCATAGACGATCGTCAGGCGTTTGTCGGCAGTCAGAACTTCGACTGGCGGGCGCTGGAGCATATTCAGGAGACCGGCCTACGCATCAGCGATGCGCCGGTGGTAGCGCAAATCGCCGCGATATTTAATCAGGACTGGCAGGCCCAGGCACTGCTGGCAGCCGATCAGCCAGTGCCCCCTGTTGCCAGTCAGGAGACGCGCACGGAGCTGCGTAGCGGCAACTATCTGGTCGCCAGCCCGCATAGCTGGAATCCGCCAGGGGTCATTGATTCGCAGGCGGCGTTACCGCAGCTGCTGGCGTCGGCAACACGCTCGGTGCGCGTTCAGGTAATGGACTATGCGCCGCTCTCTTATGGATCGCAGCACAGCCGCCCTTTTTATCCGGTTATCGATAACGCTTTACGCAGCGCGGCAGCACGCGGCGTGCATATTGAACTGATGGTTGCCGACTGGAATACCGACCGCCCCGATATTGACTGGCTGAAAAGCCTGGCGCTGGTGCCCAACGTAGAGATTAAAGTAGTCACCATTCCACCTGCGAGCAGCGGCTTTATTCCTTATGCCCGGGTGATCCACAGTAAAATAATGATCCTTGACGATCGGCTTGCCTGGATCGGCACCAGCAACTGGCGCGGCGGCTATCTGGATAACTCGCGCAACCTGGAGCTGGTTTTAAATAATGAGAACATGGCGCAGCGGTTAAACCAGCTTTATCAGCAGCTGTGGCATAGCCCTTACGCGGCGGCGTTGCGTATTGATTATGACTATCCCCCACCACAGCCGGGCGGCGAGAAAAAAGCGCCCTGA
- a CDS encoding MotA/TolQ/ExbB proton channel family protein, whose product MNATLLHDIIFYIMYFALAIALVIIIERAISFAWTWRQARQLEQALTPQVRQINALPAELLRRNSLPLSMIQPIMLHKNQHNAQSLNDMVETQYLLSKPQLNRGLWLLETIVTAAPLLGLLGTVMGIIDTFKALSASGVSEPSLVSAGMGTALYATGLGIAIALIALVGNNYLQSRMDRIGELLKVLLIRAAGSALPLPDAADNWAENGAQRYA is encoded by the coding sequence ATGAACGCGACCTTACTGCACGACATTATCTTTTATATCATGTACTTTGCACTGGCTATCGCGCTGGTGATCATTATTGAGCGGGCAATTAGCTTCGCCTGGACATGGCGACAGGCGCGGCAGCTGGAGCAGGCGCTGACGCCGCAGGTACGGCAGATTAATGCCCTGCCCGCCGAACTGCTGCGCCGCAACAGCCTGCCGCTCTCAATGATTCAGCCAATTATGCTGCATAAAAATCAGCATAACGCGCAGTCGCTGAATGATATGGTGGAAACGCAATATCTGCTGAGTAAGCCACAGCTGAACCGTGGGCTGTGGCTGCTGGAAACCATCGTTACCGCCGCACCGCTGCTTGGCCTGCTGGGAACGGTAATGGGAATTATCGATACCTTTAAAGCGCTCTCCGCTTCCGGCGTTTCTGAGCCGAGCCTGGTATCGGCAGGAATGGGCACTGCGCTGTACGCCACCGGCCTGGGCATCGCCATCGCGCTGATTGCGCTGGTAGGCAATAATTATCTGCAAAGCCGTATGGATCGCATTGGCGAACTGTTAAAAGTGCTGCTTATCCGCGCTGCCGGATCGGCACTGCCGCTGCCCGACGCTGCCGATAACTGGGCAGAAAACGGAGCGCAGCGTTATGCCTGA